One window of the Montipora foliosa isolate CH-2021 chromosome 4, ASM3666993v2, whole genome shotgun sequence genome contains the following:
- the LOC138000637 gene encoding GRB2-associated-binding protein 1-like: MTKMEKGEVVMSGYLIKSPPATKIRNLRSWTRRYFVLHANKLLYYYKNERDKRPVKEPIMLANCKCVDANLNHERFEFVFSIVTPQRIYYLVAGTQGEMEEWVDKLIGVCGFRRTDQHSHDVNSTATQDEHVPAAQPQPTIASRQLPRVSSSGSSLTSPTGPCPLSIPKHFMDVQNKRRATSDPPDPFSAEAPQNHRERMRRQSEQIGSAMCSGGNQMTQSKARLSGNLTENYDDVPSPRPYNSVFNLSSPKSNSGNHLFSKDYDAVPDPRPVSQGSDRSSQDVYDLVPAPRPLSSSSQDGQSLYDVPLKVLDAEDVDIAPPVHRPIAPKPSNGPSPNYDVLPPSHSALKVRESVYDVLPPGRVVEEENYDVVPHNQRPVAPIQTGPSNENYDVVPKRNQPICEENYDIVPPTRPVAPKPNCLQQKDPQELYDILPRRDSLHRLYDAQNAYDTPQARNESTEENYDIVPPVCREPSSKPSNSPASQENYDVVPIPRPSHETYDIVPSPRARDTYDLVPSLRAKEGASCNGHEQCFSDTYAVPPNLQSPSHNEWVPKRPSPYRPAKDPYDPLPNTNRPVSADSGLNASFTSICSLKSDCDDGLQDKYNPPLPALPNSRDSGSLSDDSPDDAELKEVYDRPPSWEEGDSIYDVPPKKEDIYDVPPRHSDDIHNTPPSTSNDIYDVPPSYHNAGFESESNTVPEVDRSTKRPPQVNRATKPRTTTARDHSYCNMAPPVDRKSKNKRISLPPTEPSYVNYGGPPPRPQNLPLVKTLSGNSFSGRFSNQMRECPIEFPGEFDYTPMEAPTRSEMTRCYSYSKEECPRAEDNDQFYEDMSALQIKRHSGERSNSSSSSSLADNEDVYTPMAPVDQRQRRNLLYAEVEIVEGMQQVRMPVNAQPRREHTNYTFINEESTRALIQTSHARQGHR, from the exons ATGACAAAAATGGAGAAAGGCGAAGTTGTTATGTCGGGATATCTTATTAAATCGCCTCCTGCAACAAAGATACGCAATCTTCGCTCG TGGACAAGACGTTATTTTGTTTTGCATGCAAACAAATTGCTATATTATTACAAGAATGAAAGGGACAAAAGACCAGTCAAGGAGCCGATAATGCTGGCTAATTGCAAATGTGTTGATGCAAACTTGAATCATGAAAGGTTCGAGTTTGTATTCAGTATTGTCACTCCCCAGAGAATTTACTATCTTGTGGCTGGAACACAAGGGGAGATGGAGGAATGGGTTGACAAACTTATCGGAGTTTGTGGTTTCAGAAGGACAGACCAACACTCTCATG ATGTAAACTCCACTGCAACACAGGATGAACATGTTCCTGCAGCACAACCTCAGCCGACAATTGCCTCGCGACAACTGCCTCGCGTTTCATCATCAGGATCAAGCTTGACATCACCAACTGGGCCTTGTCCACTTTCCATTCCTAAGCACTTCATGGATGTACAAAACAAACGAAGGGCAACAAGTGATCCTCCTGACCCCTTCTCTGCAGAAGCTCCTCAGAATCACAGGGAAAGGATGCGTAGACAATCCGAGCAGATTGGGAGTGCCATGTGTTCTGGTGGAAATCAAATGACTCAAAGTAAGGCCCGTCTATCAGGAAACCTGACAGAAAATTATGATGATGTCCCAAGTCCAAGACCTTACAATTCAGTGTTCAATCTTTCATCACCAAAGAGCAATTCAGGGAATCACTTGTTTTCTAAGGACTATGATGCAGTTCCTGATCCACGCCCAGTCTCTCAAGGAAGTGACAGATCATCACAAGATGTCTATGACTTGGTTCCTGCTCCCAGACCATTGTCTTCATCTAGTCAGGATGGGCAAAGTCTGTATGATGTTCCTCTAAAGGTGTTGGATGCAGAGGACGTTGACATTGCTCCACCTGTACACCGACCAATAGCTCCAAAACCAAGTAATGGCCCATCTCCAAATTATGATGTTTTGCCACCAAGTCACTCAGCACTAAAAGTACGAGAGAGTGTTTATGATGTTCTTCCACCAGGAAGGGTAGTGGAAGAAGAAAACTACGATGTTGTTCCTCATAACCAGAGACCAGTTGCCCCCATTCAAACAGGGCCTTCAAATGAAAATTACGATGTTGTGCCAAAGAGAAACCAGCCTATATGCGAGGAAAATTATGATATTGTTCCTCCTACGAGGCCAGTTGCACCAAAACCAAACTGTTTGCAACAAAAAGACCCCCAAGAACTTTATGATATTTTACCAAGGAGGGACTCTTTACACAGATTATATGATGCTCAAAATGCATACGATACCCCTCAAGCTAGAAATGAATCAACAGAGGAAAACTATGACATTGTCCCTCCTGTATGCAGAGAACCTTCCTCAAAACCCAGTAACAGTCCTGCATCTCAAGAGAATTATGATGTTGTTCCAATACCAAGACCATCACATGAAACCTATGACATTGTGCCATCACCCAGGGCAAGAGACACTTATGATTTAGTACCATCTTTGAGGGCAAAAGAAGGAGCAAGTTGTAACGGACATGAGCAATGTTTTTCTGACACTTATGCTGTCCCACCAAACTTACAGTCACCCAGTCATAATGAGTGGGTGCCCAAAAGGCCTTCACCGTACCGACCTGCTAAAGATCCATATGACCCTCTCCCAAACACTAATCGTCCAGTGAGTGCAGATTCAGGACTGAATGCCTCATTCACAAGCATTTGCTCTTTGAAGTCTGATTGTGATGATGGCCTGCAGGATAAATACAATCCTCCCTTGCCAGCCCTCCCAAATTCCAGGGACTCTGGATCTTTAAGTGATGATTCTCCAGATGATGCTGAATTAAAAGAAGTCTATGATAGGCCACCCAGCTGGGAAGAAGGTGATTCTATTTATGATGTTCCTCCGAAGAAAGAAGATATCTATGATGTGCCTCCAAGACACTCGGATGACATTCACAATACACCACCAAGCACATCAAATGATATCTATGATGTACCTCCATCATACCATAATGCAG GTTTTGAGAGTGAATCAAATACAGTTCCAGAGGTGGATCGTTCCACAAAGCGCCCTCCACAGGTCAACAGAGCTACCAAACCAAGGACAACAACCGCAAGAGACCATAGTTACTGTAACATGGCACCACCCGTTGACAGAAAGAGcaagaacaaaagaatatcgCTTCCCCCGACTGAACCTAGCTATGTAAACTATGGCGGTCCTCCTCCACGTCCACAGAATCTACCTTTAGTGAAGACACTATCGGGGAACTCTTTTAGTGGACGTTTTTCAAATCAGATGAGAGAATGTCCTATAGAATTTCCAGGTGAATTTGATTACACTCCAATGGAGGCACCAACAAGATCAGAGATGACAAGATGCTACAGTTATAGCAAAGAAGAGTGCCCTAGGGCAGAAGATAATGACCAATTCTATGAGGACATGTCAGCTCTACAGATTAAAAGACATTCTGGCGAAAGGAGTAATTCTTCCTCATCATCTTCCTTAGCTGATAATGAAGACGTGTACACCCCAATGGCTCCT gTGGACCAGAGACAGAGAAGAAACTTGTTGTATGCAGAAGTTGAGATTGTTGAAGGAATGCAACAGGTGCGAATGCCAGTGAATGCACAACCAAGGCGGGAACACACGAATTATACCTTCATTAATGAGGAATCTACAAGAGCATTAATTCAAACAAGTCATGCACGACAGGGGCACCGTTGA